In one window of Porites lutea chromosome 8, jaPorLute2.1, whole genome shotgun sequence DNA:
- the LOC140946327 gene encoding uncharacterized protein, which translates to MQSMASSPFYLLFVVSLNFLSSDTKPISLLDNGKRMASTDFNAEIEEISKREFQTVHGRILAVNMAHLRKKRQTAGNETDGDNTFKEIVKVNKENISDLYQGDIKLDPELEDYIRNGGNSRNAIREKKRLWTTRIIPYYIPSYMSHVRSNVNKAIQEFHSKTCIRFQYYNRAVHGGNYIRFGNSEGCSSKVGKRYAQSQSQEVSLGDGCNNVPTIVHEMMHAIGFLHEQARGDRDKYVKIYWENILPKYTDQFDKYSWRTIDNLGVSYDYQSVMHYDRLAFTKNGKPTIVAIGNENMEFGAPNHLLSTRDAVEINALYNCRKLTNGWSSWSGWTPCDEKCYRTRERFCINSGNQQACGGNVNAYGVEKQRVKCPSSICPAPIDGNWGRWSNWRPCSKTCNDGVKTRFRRCDNPRPGHNGKQCPGSSTEEGMCILKRCNLDNDDADFENGRLGMWSNSKSDNLDWRFHKSYTQTINTGPSADHTTGLGYYLYVESSGTRPGDRAELVSAWRSGLPGGQCLKFYYTMYGKNMGSLAVKLTLSNGKNWYIFYKQGDQGKDWKKGTGNIDPPTGVSYKLSIIGKMGRETGYADIAIDDAYIDPGLCSCQDGYHTCHIWAAKGDCTKNRAWMIKNCQRSCRVCRGTTTAKTTPRPPVIPRPTILGQACRDSSGHESNCPYWAKTGQCDKNPAWMLVNCKKSCSSKIKDSNPSCPTWAKLGECTKNPSWMLPNCKLSCMRIKC; encoded by the exons ATGCAAAGTATGGCCTCTTCGCCGTTTTATCTTCTGTTTGTTGtaagtttgaattttctttcgTCGGACACTAAGCCCATTAGTTTACTGGATAACG GCAAGCGGATGGCAAGCACTGATTTTAATGCTGAAATAGAGGAGATTTCTAAAAGAG agtTTCAGACCGTCCATGGCCGAATTTTGGCCGTAAACATGGCGCACTTAAGAAAGAAACGTCAGACAGCCGGGAATGAAACAGATGGCGATAACACTTTTAAAGAGATTGTAAAAGTCAACAAAG AAAACATATCAGATCTTTACCAAGGAGACATAAAGCTTGACCCCGAACTTGAGGACTACATAAGAAATGGCGGAAACTCACGGAACGCCATACGGGAAAAAAAACGATTATGGACCACCCGGATTATACCGTACTACATTCCCTCATACATGA GCCATGTCAGGTCTAATGTGAACAAAGCGATTCAGGAATTCCACAGTAAAACATGCATCCGATTTCAATACTACAACAGGGCAGTCCATGGGGGTAACTACATTCGATTTGGAAACAGCGAAGG gtGTTCATCAAAGGTGGGAAAGCGTTACGCTCAAAGCCAGTCTCAAGAAGTCTCCCTTGGTGATGGCTGTAATAACGTCCCAACAATCGTGCATGAAATGATGCATGCAATAG GTTTCCTCCACGAGCAAGCAAGAGGCGATCGAGATAAATATGTCAAGATCTATTGGGAGAACATTCTACCTA agtATACAGACCAGTTTGACAAATATTCGTGGAGGACTATTGATAATTTGGGCGTTTCCTACGATTATCAGTCCGTCATGCATTATGATAGATTGGCATTCACCAAAAACGGCAAACCCACCATTGTAGCCATTGGAAACGAGAACATGGAATTTGGAGCTCCAAATCACCTTCTAAGTACCAGAGATGCAGTCGAAATCAATGCTTTATACAATTGCAGAA AACTTACCAATGGTTGGTCGTCTTGGTCTGGATGGACTCCCTGTGACGAGAAGTGCTATCGCACACGTGAGAGATTCTGCATTAATTCGGGAAACCAACAAGCTTGTGGTGGAAACGTTAATGCTTACGGCGTAGAAAAACAGAGGGTCAAGTGTCCATCTTCCATATGCCCTg CTCCTATCGACGGTAATTGGGGTCGTTGGTCGAATTGGAGGCCTTGCAGTAAAACTTGCAACGATGGCGtcaaaactcgatttcgaagaTGCGACAACCCACGACCGGGACATAATGGAAAACAGTGTCCAGGCTCTTCAACCGAGGAGGGAATGTGTATCTTGAAGCGTTGCAATCTTG ATAATGATGATGCTGACTTTGAGAATGGCCGCCTTGGGATGTGGAGCAATTCTAAAAGTGACAACTTAGATTGGAGGTTTCATAAGTCCTACACGCAAACTATTAATACTGGACCTAGTGCTGATCATACTACTGGACTAG GATATTACCTTTACGTGGAGTCTTCAGGAACAAGACCTGGCGACAGAGCTGAGTTAGTGAGTGCGTGGCGGTCGGGGCTGCCTGGCGGACAGTGCTTGAAGTTTTACTACACGATGTATGGCAAAAACATGGGAAGTCTGGCCGTCAAATTGACGTTATCTAACGGAAAGAACTGGTACATTTTTTACAAGCAAGGAGATCAAGGCAAAGATTGGAAAAAGGGAACAGGGAACATAGATCCTCCGACGGGTGTAAGTTACAAG CTTTCAATAATAGGGAAAATGGGGAGAGAGACCGGATATGCAGACATTGCCATCGATGATGCGTACATCGACCCTGGATTATGCA GTTGCCAAGATGGCTACCATACCTGCCACATCTGGGCCGCAAAAGGAGACTGCACGAAGAACAGGGCTTGGATGATTAAAAACTGCCAAAGAAGCTGTCGTGTTTGCAGAG GAACAACAACAGCCAAAACAACCCCACGGCCCCCAGTGATCCCGAGACCTACAATCCTTGGTCAGGCGTGTAGAGATAGTAGTGGACATGAGAGTAACTGCCCATACTGGGCCAAGACAGGCCAATGCGACAAGAACCCTGCCTGGATGTTGGTTAACTGCAAGAAGAGTTGTAGCTCTAAAATTAAAGATTCTAATCCAAGTTGTCCTACTTGGGCCAAACTGGGAGAATGCACTAAAAATCCCAGCTGGATGTTGCCAAACTGCAAGTTGAGCTGCATGCGCATTAAGTGCTGA
- the LOC140946328 gene encoding uncharacterized protein, translating to MAHLRKKRQTAGNETDGENTFKEIVKVNKENISDFYQGDIKLDPELEDYIRNGGNSRNAIREKKRVWNTRIIPYYIPSYMSHVRSNVYKAIQEFHSKTCIRFQYYNRAVHGGNYIRFGNGDGCSSKVGKHYVKSIPQEISLAEGCNHVPTIVHEMMHAIGFFHEQARSDRDKYVKVYWENILSNFKDQFDKYSWRTIDDLGVSYDYQSVMHYDRLAWTKNGKPTIVAIGNENMEFGTPNNLLSTRDAVEINALYNCRKLTNGWSSWSGWTPCDEKCYRTRERFCINSGNQQACGGNVNVYGVEKQRVKCPSSICPAPIDGHWGRWSNWSPCSKTCNDGVRTRFRRCDNPSPGHNGKQCPGSSTEEGMCILKRCNLDNDDADFENGRLGMWSNSKSDNLDWRFHQSYTQTINTGPSADHTTGLGYYLYVESSGTRPGDRAELVSPWRSGLPGGQCFKFYYTMYGKNMGSLAVKLTLSNGRNWYIFHEQGDQGKDWKKGIGNIDPPPGLRYRLSIIGKMGRETGYADIAIDDAYIDPGLCSCQDGYHTCHIWAAKGDCTKNKAWMIKNCQRSCRVCRGTTTAKTTPRPPVIPKPTILGQACRDSSGHESNCPYWAKTGQCDKNPAWMLVNCKKSCSSKIKDSNPSCPAWAKLGECTKNPSWMLPNCKLSCMRVKC from the exons ATGGCGCACTTAAGAAAGAAACGTCAGACAGCCGGGAATGAAACAGATGgcgaaaacacttttaaggagATTGTAAAAGTCAACAAAG AAAACATATCAGATTTTTATCAAGGAGACATAAAGCTTGACCCCGAACTTGAGGACTACATAAGAAATGGCGGAAACTCACGGAACGCCATACGGGAAAAAAAACGAGTATGGAACACCCGGATTATACCGTACTACATTCCCTCCTACATGA GCCATGTCAGGTCTAATGTGTACAAAGCGATTCAGGAATTCCACAGTAAAACATGCATCCGATTTCAATACTACAACAGAGCAGTCCATGGGGGTAACTACATTCGATTTGGAAACGGCGACGG gtGTTCATCAAAGGTGGGAAAGCATTATGTTAAAAGCATCCCTCAAGAAATCTCCCTTGCTGAAGGCTGTAATCACGTCCCAACGATCGTGCATGAAATGATGCATGCAATAG GTTTCTTCCACGAGCAAGCAAGAAGCGATCGAGATAAATATGTCAAGGTCTATTGGGAGAACATTCTATCTA attTTAAAGACCAGTTTGACAAATATTCGTGGAGGACTATTGATGATTTGGGCGTTTCCTACGATTATCAGTCCGTCATGCATTATGATAGACTGGCATGGACCAAAAACGGCAAACCCACCATTGTAGCCATTGGAAACGAGAACATGGAATTTGGAACTCCGAATAACCTTCTAAGTACCAGAGACGCAGTCGAAATTAATGCTTTATACAATTGCAGAA AACTTACCAATGGTTGGTCTTCCTGGTCTGGATGGACTCCCTGTGACGAGAAGTGCTATCGCACACGTGAGAGATTCTGCATTAATTCGGGAAACCAACAAGCTTGTGGTGGAAACGTTAATGTTTACGGCGTAGAAAAACAGAGGGTCAAGTGTCCATCTTCCATATGCCCTg CTCCTATCGACGGTCATTGGGGTCGTTGGTCGAACTGGAGCCCTTGCAGTAAAACTTGTAACGATGGCGTCAGAACTCGATTTCGAAGATGCGACAACCCATCACCGGGACATAATGGAAAACAGTGCCCAGGGTCTTCAACCGAGGAGGGAATGTGTATCTTGAAGCGTTGCAATCTTG ATAATGACGATGCTGACTTTGAGAATGGCCGCCTTGGGATGTGGAGCAATTCTAAAAGTGACAACTTAGATTGGAGGTTTCATCAGTCCTACACGCAAACTATTAATACTGGACCGAGTGCTGATCATACTACTGGACTAG GATACTACCTTTACGTGGAGTCTTCAGGAACAAGACCCGGCGACAGAGCTGAGTTAGTGAGTCCATGGCGGTCGGGGCTGCCTGGCGGACAGTGCTTTAAGTTTTACTACACGATGTATGGCAAAAACATGGGAAGTCTGGCCGTCAAATTGACGTTATCTAACGGAAGGAACTGGTACATATTTCACGAGCAAGGAGACCAAGGCAAAGATTGGAAAAAGGGGATAGGGAACATAGATCCTCCGCCGGGATTACGTTACAGG CTTTCAATAATAGGGAAAATGGGGAGAGAGACCGGATATGCAGACATTGCCATTGATGATGCGTACATCGACCCTGGATTATGCA GTTGCCAAGATGGCTACCATACCTGCCACATCTGGGCCGCAAAAGGAGACTGCACGAAGAACAAGGCTTGGATGATTAAAAACTGCCAAAGAAGCTGTCGTGTTTGCAGAG GAACAACAACAGCCAAAACAACCCCACGGCCTCCAGTGATCCCGAAACCTACAATCCTTGGTCAGGCGTGTAGAGATAGTAGTGGACATGAGAGTAACTGCCCATACTGGGCCAAGACAGGCCAATGCGACAAGAACCCTGCCTGGATGTTGGTTAACTGCAAGAAGAGTTGTAGCTCTAAAATTAAAGATTCTAATCCAAGTTGTCCTGCTTGGGCCAAACTGGGAGAATGCACTAAAAATCCCAGTTGGATGTTGCCAAACTGCAAGTTGAGCTGCATGCGCGTTAAGTGCTAA